A genomic window from Punica granatum isolate Tunisia-2019 chromosome 2, ASM765513v2, whole genome shotgun sequence includes:
- the LOC116193833 gene encoding polygalacturonase-like, which translates to MATPGGYIANFFIILSVLLMFLSLTGADYNVVSYGAKPDGATDSTKPFLKAWAAACRSAKAATIYVPKGRYLLKAVEFRGPCKSRITVRMAGTLVAPSNYWALGNSLHWILFIHVDKITFLGGTLDGRAAKFWACRKSGHSCPPGARSITFNWANDILINGLTSINSQMAHLVINSCNNVLVKNVKMIAPDHSPNTDGIHVQGSVGVTIMGSTLQTGDDCVSIGPGTKNLFMTNIKCGPGHGISIGSLGREQNEDGVQNVTLTNSIFSGSDNGVRIKSWARPTTSFVRNVLFQNLVMKNVENPIIIDQNYCPHSQGCPNQSSGVKISGVIYKNIRGTSATQNAVIFDCSTSNPCRWIRLQDISLMYMNKPASSSCNNIGGTSAGVLVPKSCL; encoded by the exons ATGGCAACTCCTGGCGGTTATATTGCTAACTTCTTCATCATTTTGTCCGTGTTGCTCATGTTTTTGAGCTTAACGGGGGCAGATTACAATGTGGTGAGCTACGGTGCGAAACCCGATGGAGCCACCGACTCGACCAAACCCTTCCTCAAGGCATGGGCAGCCGCCTGCAGGTCTGCCAAGGCCGCCACCATCTATGTTCCCAAGGGGAGGTACCTGCTCAAGGCGGTGGAGTTTCGGGGACCATGCAAGAGCAGGATCACAGTTAGAATGGCTGGTACCCTGGTGGCTCCGTCCAATTACTGGGCACTCGGGAACTCCCTCCACTGGATCCTCTTCATCCATGTTGATAAGATTACGTTCCTCGGAGGCACTCTCGATGGTCGCGCTGCTAAATTCTGGGCTTGCCGGAAATCCGGACACAGTTGCCCACCTGGTGCAAGG TCGATCACTTTTAACTGGGCGAATGATATTCTGATAAACGGACTGACGTCGATAAACAGCCAGATGGCCCACCTCGTGATAAACAGTTGCAACAACGTCCTTGTGAAAAACGTGAAGATGATTGCTCCTGACCACAGCCCGAACACAGATGGCATTCACGTCCAGGGATCGGTTGGAGTCACCATCATGGGGAGTACCCTCCAGACGGGAGATGACTGCGTCTCCATCGGCCCCGGCACCAAGAATTTGTTTATGACTAACATCAAATGTGGCCCTGGTCACGGCATAAG CATTGGAAGCCTTGGGAGGGAGCAGAATGAAGATGGGGTCCAAAATGTGACGCTCACAAATTCAATATTCAGTGGATCGGACAATGGAGTACGCATAAAATCGTGGGCAAGGCCTACCACTTCTTTTGTGAGGAACGTCCTCTTCCAGAATTTGGTCATGAAGAATGTGGAGAACCCTATCATCATTGATCAAAATTATTGTCCTCACAGCCAAGGTTGTCCGAACCAA AGTTCGGGggtgaagataagtggagtgaTATACAAGAACATACGAGGGACATCAGCAACTCAGAATGCAGTGATATTCGATTGCAGCACTAGCAACCCTTGCAGATGGATCAGACTGCAAGACATAAGCCTGATGTACATGAACAAACCCGCGTCTTCTTCATGCAACAACATAGGCGGCACGAGCGCGGGTGTTCTAGTCCCCAAGAGCTGTCTCTAG